The Ancylobacter sp. WKF20 genome contains a region encoding:
- the rpsU gene encoding 30S ribosomal protein S21, which yields MQVLVRDNNVDQALRVLKKKMQREGVFREMKARRAYEKPSERRNREDAEAVRRARKAARKQAVRDGLIAAPKKKPLNPRAPRPAAPSEAK from the coding sequence TTGCAGGTTCTCGTACGCGACAACAATGTCGACCAAGCCCTGAGAGTTCTCAAAAAGAAGATGCAGCGCGAAGGCGTGTTCCGGGAAATGAAAGCCCGCCGCGCCTATGAAAAGCCGTCCGAGCGCCGCAACCGTGAAGACGCCGAAGCGGTGCGCCGCGCCCGTAAGGCGGCCCGCAAGCAGGCAGTGCGTGACGGCCTGATCGCAGCTCCCAAGAAGAAGCCGCTGAACCCGCGCGCACCGCGCCCGGCTGCCCCCTCCGAGGCAAAATAA